In Arthrobacter sp. B3I9, the following are encoded in one genomic region:
- a CDS encoding ANTAR domain-containing response regulator — MSEQTESTATSKPARRVVVAEDETLIRLDIIEILRGEGYDVVGEADNGEKAVQLAEELKPDLVLMDVKMPVMDGISAAEKIVKARIAPVVLLTAFSQKELVERARDAGAMAYVVKPFTPADLIPALEIALSRHEEIKALESEVTDLQEQFATRKLVERAKSLLTTKMGLTEPEAFRWIQKTSMDRRLSMREVAETIINQVN; from the coding sequence GTGTCAGAACAGACGGAGTCAACCGCCACTTCCAAGCCGGCGCGCCGCGTTGTCGTCGCCGAGGATGAGACGCTCATCCGCCTGGACATCATCGAGATCCTGCGGGGCGAGGGCTACGACGTCGTCGGCGAGGCGGACAACGGCGAGAAGGCCGTGCAGCTCGCGGAAGAACTGAAGCCGGACCTTGTCCTGATGGACGTCAAAATGCCGGTCATGGACGGCATCTCCGCCGCCGAGAAGATCGTCAAGGCCCGCATCGCCCCCGTGGTCCTGCTCACCGCCTTCAGCCAGAAGGAGCTGGTGGAGCGCGCCCGCGACGCCGGCGCCATGGCCTACGTGGTCAAGCCCTTCACCCCGGCGGACCTCATTCCCGCCCTGGAGATCGCGCTGTCCCGGCACGAGGAGATCAAGGCTCTCGAGAGCGAAGTGACCGACCTGCAGGAGCAGTTCGCCACCCGCAAGCTCGTGGAGCGCGCCAAGAGCCTCCTCACCACCAAAATGGGCCTGACGGAACCGGAAGCGTTCCGCTGGATCCAGAAGACCTCGATGGACCGCCGCCTCAGCATGCGCGAAGTTGCCGAGACCATCATCAACCAGGTCAACTAG